A window of the Vigna angularis cultivar LongXiaoDou No.4 chromosome 3, ASM1680809v1, whole genome shotgun sequence genome harbors these coding sequences:
- the LOC108322814 gene encoding plant UBX domain-containing protein 10: MGDVADKLAYFQAITGLEDADLCTDILAAHNWDLELAISSFTTSVNPTTDTPQPNPNNHLPSAPDLQPLPQPPPGLAWKLITLPVSVISGSLGLISGAIGLGLWAAGGVLSYSLGLVGFGSTPSSSSSAPLVSVSAATSEAMDFVAAFEREYGSSGPNFVGEGFMDALQRSRNSFKLLFVYLHSPDHPDTPSFCHRTLCSETIAAFVNENFVCWGGSIRASEGFKMSNSLKASRFPFCALVMAATNQRIALLQQVEGPKSSEELLGTLQRVLEESSPVLVAARLDAEERRNNMLLREEQDAAYRAALEADQARERQRREEEERLAREAAEAERKRKEEEEARERAAQEAAEKQAALAKIRQEKAESLGEEPEKGPDVTQVMVRFPNGERKGRRFHNTATIQSLYDYVDSLGSLEADSYILVSNFPIVKYEQDKLALSLKEAGLHPQASLFVELTSLE, from the exons ATGGGAGATGTAGCAGATAAATTGGCGTATTTTCAAGCGATAACTGGTTTAGAAGATGCAGACCTCTGCACAGATATCCTAGCTGCTCACAATTGGGACCTCGAACTCGCAATCTCTTCCTTCACCACTTCCGTAAACCCCACCACCGACACCCCGCAACCCAACCCTAACAATCATCTTCCCTCCGCACCCGATCTCCAACCCCTACCCCAACCGCCGCCAGGTCTCGCCTGGAAACTCATCACGCTACCCGTTTCCGTTATTTCCGGCAGTCTAGGCTTGATCTCCGGCGCGATCGGCTTGGGCCTGTGGGCCGCTGGGGGAGTACTCTCCTACTCCCTCGGCCTGGTGGGCTTTGGCTCCAccccttcctcttcctcctctgcCCCCTTGGTTTCCGTTTCGGCGGCCACTTCCGAGGCCATGGATTTTGTCGCCGCATTCGAGAGGGAGTACGGCTCTTCCGGACCCAATTTCGTCGGCGAGGGGTTCATGGACGCGCTCCAGCGCTCCCGGAATTCCTTCAAGCTTCTCTTTGTTTACTTGCATTCCCCTGATCACCCCGATACGCCGTCGTTTTGCCACAGGACTCTCTGTTCCGAAACCATTGCCGCCTTTGTGAACGAGAATTTTGTTTGCTGGGGTGGCAGCATTCGTGCCAGCGAAGGGTTTAAGATGAGTAACAGCTTGAAAGCCTCTCGCTTTCCCTTTTGTGCTCTCGTCATGGCCGCCACTAATCAGAGGATCGCTCTCCTTCAACAG GTTGAAGGTCCAAAATCCAGTGAGGAGCTGCTAGGGACACTTCAGAGAGTGCTTGAAGAAAGTTCCCCTGTTCTTGTTGCTGCTAGACTTGATGCAGAAGAAAGACGAAATAATATGCTCTTAAGAGAAGAGCAAGATGCTGCATACAGGGCTGCGCTAGAAGCTGATCAA GCTAGGGAACGTCagaggagagaagaagaagaacgtcTTGCAAGGGAAGCTGCTGAAGCTGAGAGGAAGCGCAAAGAGGAGGAAGAGGCCCGTGAAAGAGCAGCACAAGAAGCTGCAGAGAAACAAGCTGCATTAGCTAAAATACGTCAAGAGAAAGCTGAGTCTCTTGGTGAAGAACCTGAAAAAGGACCTGATGTTACACAG GTTATGGTACGGTTTCCAAATGGTGAACGTAAGGGAAGAAGGTTCCACAACACAGCGACAATTCAGTCTTTATATGACTATGTTGACTCACTGGGAAGTTTAGAAGCCGACAGTTACATCCTGGTATCCAATTTTccaattgtaaagtatgaacaAGACAAACTGGCATTGTCTTTGAAGGAAGCAGGATTGCATCCTCAGGCCAGCTTATTTGTGGAGCTCACTTCATTAGAATGA
- the LOC108322809 gene encoding protein yippee-like At4g27745 — translation MEEVNGPRLYCCSNCRNHVALHDDVISKAFQGKSGRAFLFGHALNVSVGSKEDRELMTGLHTVADVYCSDCKQVLGWKYERAYEESQKYKEGKFVLEKAKIVRENCY, via the exons ATGGAGGAAGTGAATGGACCCAGATTGTACTGTTGCTCTAATTGTAGAAACCATGTTGCCCTTCATGATGATGTGATTTCAAAGGCTTTTCAG gGGAAAAGTGGGAGAGCATTTCTGTTTGGTCATGCATTGAATGTTAGTGTGGGATCAAAAGAAGACAGAGAACTAATGACAGGTCTCCACACTGTTGCTGATGTCTATTGTTCTGACTGCAAACAAGTTCTTGGTTGGAAGTATGAGAGAGCCTATGAGGAATCTCAGAAGTACAAGGAAGGCAAGTTTGTTCTTGAGAAGGCTAAAATTGTCAGGGAAAACTGCTACTAA
- the LOC108322808 gene encoding mavicyanin-like, which translates to MGNLSSPNRILAFLFLTLVQIQSKVFCYQYKVGDLDAWGIPTSTNPQVYKKWSTYHNLTIGDSLLFLYPPSQDSVIQVTEESYNKCNIKDPILYMNNGNSLFNITSKGQFYFTSGVAGHCQKNQKLHVAVGEGISENVDAASSPASAPSYPTVFGNIPVAASTSTPTSTSSQLTSTFQLLIIGFLISALFSTLCDAKMPLPLPLQA; encoded by the exons ATGGGCAATCTTTCAAGTCCCAACAGAATATTGGCGTTTCTCTTCCTCACATTGGTCCAAATCCAAAGCAAGGTGTTTTGCTACCAATACAAAGTTGGAGATCTTGATGCTTGGGGCATACCCACCTCAACAAATCCACAAGTCTACAAAAAATGGTCCACATATCACAATCTCACAATTGGAGATTCCCTCC TGTTTCTATACCCACCAAGCCAAGATTCAGTGATTCAAGTTACTGAAGAATCCTACAACAAGTGCAACATCAAAGACCCTATCTTGTACATGAACAATGGAAACTCTTTGTTTAACATTACATCGAAGGGCCAATTCTACTTCACTAGTGGTGTGGCTGGCCATTGCCAAAAGAATCAGAAACTTCATGTAGCTGTAGGTGAAGGAATATCAGAAAATGTGGATGCTGCATCTTCTCCTGCATCTGCACCCTCTTATCCCACAGTATTTGGCAATATTCCAGTAGCTGCTTCTACCTCAACCCCAACCTCAACCTCATCTCAACTCACTTCAACTTTTCAACTTCTCATCATTGGATTTCTGATATCTGCACTCTTTTCTACCCTATGTGATGCCAAAATGCCCTTACCTTTACCATTACAGGCTTAA
- the LOC108322807 gene encoding serine/threonine-protein kinase BLUS1: MGSRSYSANPADYKLLEEVGYGASATVYRAIYLPYNEEVAVKCLDLDRCNSNLDDIRREAQTMSLIEHPNVVRAFCSFVVDRSLWVVMGFMAQGSCLHLMKAAYPEGFEEAAIGSILKETLKALEYLHRHGHIHRDVKAGNILLDSNGQVKLADFGVSACMFDTGDRQRSRNTFVGTPCWMAPEVLQPGTGYNFKADIWSFGITALELAHGHAPFSKYPPMKVLLMTIQNAPPGLDYDRDRKFSKSFKEMVAMCLVKDQTKRPSVEKLLKHSFFRQAKPPELSVKKLFADLPPLWNRVKSLQLKDAAQLALKKMPSAEQEAISQSEYHRGVSAWNFDIDDLKAQAALMQDDDDIAEMREEDENKFFSSYKGISDFQFSMDKKNSNNLQQDEFAVQVGSNDIPPSEKRNGSVAEATSSTLENDIGTSKIKSQSVKLGKTQSGPLVPGSVLGHSLSEKGRAFERFENENQLSGEKSNRDIRRAPSFSGPLMLPNRASANSLSAPIKSSGGFRDSLDDKSNKANLVQIKGRFSVTSENLDLVKDIPVSSVSRRSSQGSPMRKSASVGDWMVDYKQMPIGQSSNDSANINIPGSFLVPHLHNLLQQTSIQQDLIMNMLNGLQSAEAIDASQNGKLPPLPRNSENNGSVDTAVSEREQVLLAKISELQSRMINLTDELTYEKLRYVQLQQQLAAVYSQEQNGEREEYA; this comes from the exons ATGGGGAGCAGAAGCTACTCCGCCAATCCTGCCGATTACAAGCTTCTAGAAGAAGTTGGTTACGGTGCCAGCGCCACCGTCTACCGGGCAATCTACCTTCCCTACAACGAGGAGGTCGCCGTCAAGTGTCTGGATCTGGATCGATGCAACAGCAATCTCGACGACATAAGGAGGGAGGCGCAGACCATGAGCCTCATCGAGCATCCCAACGTGGTCAGGGCCTTCTGCTCCTTCGTCGTAGACCGCAGTCTGTGGGTGGTCATGGGATTCATGGCGCAGGGCTCTTGCTTGCACCTCATGAAGGCGGCCTATCCAGAAGGATTCGAAGAGGCAGCCATCGGATCTATCCTCAAGGAGACTCTCAAGGCGCTCGAGTACCTCCACCGACATGGACACATTCACCGCGATGTTAAGGCCGGGAATATTCTTCTCGATTCCAACGGCCAGGTCAAGCTCGCCGACTTTGGAGTTTCCGCTTGCATGTTCGACACCGGCGACCGCCAGCGTTCCCGGAATACCTTCGTCGGAACTCCCTGCTG GATGGCGCCGGAGGTGCTGCAGCCTGGAACTGGTTATAATTTCAA AGCGGATATTTGGTCTTTTGGAATCACGGCGTTGGAGTTGGCTCATGGTCACGCACCTTTCTCCAAGTATCCTCCCATGAAG GTTCTTTTGATGACAATTCAGAATGCTCCTCCGGGGCTTGATTATGATCGTGACAGAAAGTTCTCCAAG TCTTTTAAGGAAATGGTTGCTATGTGCCTGGTAAAAGATCAAACAAAGAGGCCATCCGTGGAGAAGTTGCTCAAACACTCCTTCTTCAGACAAGCTAAGCCTCCGGAGCTTTCTGTCAAGAAATTATTTGCTGATTTACCACCTCTGTGGAACCGTGTCAAATCCCTCCAG CTTAAAGATGCAGCTCAGCTAGCACTGAAGAAAATGCCTTCTGCAGAACAAGAAGCTATATCTCAA aGCGAATATCATCGGGGAGTTAGTGCATGGAACTTCGATATTGATGATTTGAAAGCTCAAGCTGCATTG ATGCAGGACGATGATGATATTGCAGAGATgagggaagaagatgaaaacaAATTCTTTAGCTCTTACAAG GGTATAAGTGATTTCCAGTTTTCTATGGACAAAAAGAATTCAAATAACTTGCAACAAGATGAGTTTGCAGTACAAGTAGGCAGTAACGACATACCACCGAGTGAGAAGAGAAATGGATCAGTGGCTGAAGCAACATCTTCTACTCTAGAGAATGATATCGGAACAAGCAAGATTAAATCACAATCAGTGAAACTTGGTAAAACCCAAAGTGGACCCCTGGTGCCAGGATCAGTGCTTGGTCATTCTTTATCTGAAAAAGGGCGTGCATTTGAAAG GTTTGAGAATGAAAATCAGTTGTCAGGTGAGAAAAGTAATCGTGATATTCGACGAGCTCCAAGCTTTAGTGGTCCATTGATGCTTCCAAACCGAGCTTCAGCAAATAGTTTATCAGCACCAATAAAATCTTCTGGAG GATTCAGAGATTCCTTGGATGATAAGTCTAATAAGGCTAATCTAGTGCAAATTAAAGGACGGTTTTCAGTGACATCAGAAAATTTAGATCTGGTGAAG GATATTCCTGTAAGTTCAGTTTCTCGCCGATCGTCACAG GGGTCTCCAATGAGGAAATCTGCCAGTGTTGGTGATTGGATGGTGGATTACAAACAAATG CCAATTGGTCAGTCCTCCAATGATTCTGCCAATATCAATATTCCTGGATCATTTCTAGTGCCTCATCTTCATAATCTTCTCCAGCAGACATCTATTCAACAG GATCTTATAATGAATATGTTGAATGGCTTGCAATCCGCAGAGGCAATTGATG CTTCTCAGAATGGAAAATTGCCACCATTGCCTCGCAATTCAGAAAACAATGGAAGT GTTGATACAGCAGTTTCAGAGAGGGAACAGGTGCTGCTAGCCAAAATTTCAGAACTTCAATCTCG GATGATTAATTTGACTGACGAACTAACTTATGAGAAGTTAAGATACGTGCAG TTACAACAACAGCTAGCTGCTGTCTACAGCCAAGAACAAAATGGGGAAAGAGAGGAATATGCATGA